A section of the Rossellomorea marisflavi genome encodes:
- the hisH gene encoding imidazole glycerol phosphate synthase subunit HisH: protein MIGIVDYGMGNLFSVSKALERLGVPYVISDDQEELLKADGIILPGVGAFKDAMALLESTHLKETIMAFVNTGKPLLGICLGMQLLFEDSEENGRTKGLGLLPGTVVRIPKEDLEGNTYKVPHMGWNHLNYAKPSILTEGLEEGYVYFVHSYYVHEGAADVTVASADYAGVPIPAVVSRDNVYGMQFHPEKSGELGMELLKNFTTRVEVKA, encoded by the coding sequence ATGATTGGAATCGTCGATTATGGAATGGGGAATTTATTCAGTGTCAGTAAAGCACTGGAAAGGCTCGGTGTCCCGTATGTGATCAGTGATGACCAAGAAGAACTATTGAAAGCGGACGGGATCATCCTCCCAGGTGTCGGGGCTTTCAAGGACGCCATGGCCCTGTTGGAGTCCACTCATTTGAAAGAAACCATCATGGCATTCGTGAACACAGGGAAGCCGCTTCTTGGCATCTGCCTCGGCATGCAGCTCCTGTTTGAGGATAGCGAAGAAAACGGTCGTACAAAGGGGCTTGGGCTCCTGCCGGGGACAGTCGTCCGCATCCCGAAGGAAGATCTAGAGGGGAACACTTACAAAGTGCCTCATATGGGCTGGAATCACCTCAACTACGCTAAGCCGTCCATCCTGACCGAAGGGTTGGAGGAAGGGTACGTTTATTTCGTCCACTCTTACTACGTTCACGAGGGGGCGGCTGATGTGACCGTCGCGTCCGCGGACTACGCGGGCGTGCCGATCCCGGCTGTCGTGAGCCGTGACAATGTATATGGCATGCAGTTCCACCCTGAGAAAAGCGGAGAACTGGGCATGGAACTTCTCAAGAATTTCACAACACGCGTGGAGGTTAAAGCATGA
- the hisB gene encoding imidazoleglycerol-phosphate dehydratase HisB has protein sequence MTRNATITRKTNETNISLSFGVDGEGNSKIETGVPFMTHMLDLFTKHGQFDTVIEANGDIEVDDHHTTEDIGICLGQALVEALGDKRGIKRYGSALVPMDEALAQVVVDLSNRPHLEFRAELPSQKVGTFDTELVHEFLWKLALEARMNLHVIVHYGTNTHHIIEAIFKALGRALDEATTIDPRVKGIPSTKGML, from the coding sequence ATGACGAGAAATGCGACCATCACACGTAAGACGAATGAAACCAATATCAGCCTGTCTTTTGGAGTTGACGGGGAAGGGAACTCGAAGATCGAGACCGGGGTGCCGTTCATGACCCACATGCTCGACCTGTTCACCAAGCATGGCCAGTTCGATACGGTCATCGAAGCGAATGGGGATATCGAAGTGGATGATCACCATACAACGGAGGATATTGGTATCTGTCTTGGACAGGCACTGGTAGAAGCCCTAGGTGACAAACGGGGGATCAAGCGATACGGTTCGGCCCTTGTCCCGATGGATGAGGCCTTGGCACAAGTCGTAGTGGACTTGAGCAATCGTCCGCATCTGGAATTCCGTGCCGAGCTACCGAGTCAGAAAGTGGGGACATTCGATACGGAGCTTGTCCACGAATTCCTCTGGAAGCTTGCCTTGGAAGCGCGGATGAACCTTCACGTCATCGTTCATTACGGAACCAATACCCACCACATCATCGAGGCGATCTTCAAGGCGCTCGGGCGTGCCCTCGATGAAGCAACGACCATCGATCCCCGCGTGAAAGGGATCCCGTCGACGAAGGGGATGCTGTAA
- the hisA gene encoding 1-(5-phosphoribosyl)-5-[(5-phosphoribosylamino)methylideneamino]imidazole-4-carboxamide isomerase, which yields MSFTIYPAIDMRGGKCVRLIQGDYNQETIYGDSPFDMAAGFVDQGASWIHMVDLDGAKAGSRVNGEHVLNVAKNLGAKVQIGGGIRTENDIEYYLDAGVDRVILGSIAVSQTELVKSWIKRYGGYRIVIGLDAKDGYVATHGWLETSELKAVDLGKDLADAGAKTFIFTDIATDGMLSGPNVEANRELARATGASVIASGGVSSLQDLKTLKESGVSGAICGKSLYTGKFTVSEAIKEVTSC from the coding sequence ATGAGTTTTACCATCTATCCCGCGATTGATATGCGCGGAGGCAAATGTGTCAGACTGATTCAGGGAGATTATAATCAAGAAACCATCTACGGGGATTCCCCGTTCGATATGGCTGCAGGCTTCGTGGACCAAGGGGCATCATGGATCCATATGGTGGACCTGGACGGAGCGAAAGCGGGCTCCCGGGTCAACGGGGAGCATGTGCTGAATGTCGCTAAAAACCTTGGTGCCAAGGTGCAGATCGGCGGAGGAATCCGTACGGAAAATGATATCGAGTATTATCTTGATGCAGGAGTCGATCGTGTCATCCTTGGGAGCATCGCTGTATCCCAAACGGAACTCGTAAAATCCTGGATCAAGCGCTATGGGGGTTACCGCATCGTCATCGGGCTCGATGCGAAGGATGGCTATGTGGCCACACACGGCTGGCTTGAGACGTCGGAGCTCAAAGCCGTGGATTTAGGGAAGGACCTTGCGGATGCAGGGGCGAAGACCTTCATCTTCACGGATATCGCAACAGACGGGATGCTTTCCGGGCCCAACGTCGAAGCGAACCGGGAACTGGCTCGGGCCACCGGCGCTTCCGTCATTGCTTCAGGCGGTGTAAGCTCCCTTCAGGACCTGAAGACGCTGAAGGAAAGTGGCGTGAGCGGAGCCATCTG